From a region of the Myxococcota bacterium genome:
- a CDS encoding PEP-CTERM sorting domain-containing protein, translating into MTGARFLAASLALAAAGGPSSPAHAGFDDPGLLPSEMVAWATGVDETVRGPQDIANPTGPLASLGMPVMALGPAAFDNMDVVSLGDGGHITVTFDEPIVDLEGDDFAVFENGFFSGPGLFAEFAFIEVSSDGVSFARFPSETLNMTPVPSFAVIDPFDYDFAGDQPLGLGTGFDLADLAGDPLVVAGTVDLFDVAFVRVVDVVGNGSTVDAFGAPVYDPYPTAFPSGGFDLDAVGVVHPLPEPGAATGLAASGLVLLVLHGRRRIRGC; encoded by the coding sequence GACCGGGGCAAGGTTCCTGGCGGCGAGCCTCGCGCTCGCCGCCGCGGGCGGTCCGTCATCCCCGGCGCACGCCGGCTTCGACGATCCCGGGCTCCTGCCCTCGGAGATGGTCGCGTGGGCGACGGGTGTCGACGAGACCGTGCGCGGTCCCCAGGACATCGCCAACCCCACCGGCCCACTCGCCAGTCTGGGCATGCCCGTGATGGCGCTCGGGCCGGCGGCCTTCGACAACATGGATGTCGTCTCCCTGGGAGACGGTGGCCACATCACCGTCACCTTCGATGAGCCCATCGTCGACCTCGAGGGCGACGACTTCGCGGTGTTCGAGAACGGCTTCTTCTCGGGGCCGGGGCTCTTCGCGGAGTTCGCTTTCATCGAGGTCTCGAGCGACGGCGTCTCCTTCGCGCGTTTCCCCTCGGAGACGCTGAACATGACGCCGGTGCCGTCCTTCGCAGTCATCGATCCCTTCGACTACGACTTCGCAGGCGACCAGCCGCTGGGTCTCGGCACGGGCTTCGACCTGGCCGACCTGGCGGGAGATCCGCTGGTCGTCGCCGGGACGGTGGACCTCTTCGACGTGGCCTTCGTGCGGGTGGTCGATGTCGTCGGCAACGGATCGACCGTCGACGCGTTCGGGGCCCCGGTCTACGACCCTTACCCGACGGCGTTCCCGTCGGGCGGGTTCGACCTGGACGCGGTGGGCGTCGTCCACCCGCTGCCCGAGCCCGGCGCCGCAACGGGGCTCGCTGCGAGCGGGCTGGTCCTGCTCGTGCTGCATGGGCGGCGTCGCATCCGCGGGTGCTAG